A window of Pedobacter lusitanus contains these coding sequences:
- the dnaA gene encoding chromosomal replication initiator protein DnaA, which translates to MEKTCTEVWKNCLQIIKDNIPSQSFKTWFEPISALKLDGKVLTIQVPSLFFYEWLEEHYVGLLRKTVKKQLGDDGRLEYNIVVDKSSNSGSPYTTNMPSNGNGAEAKLQSMPIPVSINKDIKNPFIIPGLKKLNVDPQLNSNYTFENYIEGDCNRLARSAGYAVAAKPGGTSFNPLMIYGGVGLGKTHLGQAIGNEIKRTMPDKLVIYVSCEKFCQQFVDSLKNNTINDFVNFYQAMDVIIMDDVHNFAGKEKTQDIFFHIFNHLHQSGKQVILTSDKAPKDLAGLEERLLSRFKWGLSADLQIPDLETRIAILRKKMYADGIELPLEVVEYVANNIDNNVRELEGAMVSLLAQSTLNKKDIDLSLAKQMLKNFIKNTTKEISMEYIQKLVCEYFEVPVDMVKSSTRKREIVQARQISMYLSKSHTKSSLKTIGAFFGGRDHSTVIYACQTVEDLIDTDKKFKGYVHDIQKKLKMS; encoded by the coding sequence ATGGAAAAAACTTGTACCGAAGTATGGAAAAACTGTCTTCAAATTATTAAGGACAATATCCCGAGCCAGAGTTTTAAAACCTGGTTCGAACCGATCTCTGCCCTTAAGCTGGATGGCAAAGTTTTAACTATTCAGGTACCCAGTTTATTTTTCTATGAATGGTTGGAGGAACACTATGTCGGCCTGCTGCGTAAGACTGTTAAAAAGCAGCTTGGAGACGATGGCAGGCTGGAGTACAACATTGTTGTGGACAAGTCTTCGAACAGTGGTTCTCCCTATACGACCAATATGCCTTCCAACGGTAACGGTGCAGAAGCTAAACTGCAATCCATGCCCATCCCTGTTTCTATCAACAAGGACATTAAAAACCCATTTATCATACCAGGTCTGAAAAAGCTGAATGTAGATCCTCAGTTAAATTCAAATTATACCTTTGAGAACTATATTGAGGGTGATTGTAACCGTCTTGCACGGTCGGCCGGTTATGCTGTTGCAGCAAAACCAGGGGGAACTTCCTTTAATCCCTTAATGATTTATGGCGGTGTAGGTTTGGGTAAAACCCATCTGGGACAGGCTATAGGAAATGAAATTAAAAGGACGATGCCGGATAAACTGGTTATTTATGTGTCCTGTGAGAAGTTCTGCCAGCAATTTGTAGACTCTCTGAAAAATAATACGATCAATGACTTTGTGAATTTCTATCAGGCAATGGACGTTATCATCATGGATGATGTGCATAATTTTGCCGGAAAAGAAAAAACGCAGGATATCTTCTTTCATATTTTCAATCATCTGCATCAGTCAGGTAAACAGGTTATTCTGACCTCTGATAAAGCGCCCAAAGATCTTGCCGGACTGGAAGAAAGATTACTAAGCAGGTTCAAATGGGGGCTTTCAGCAGATCTGCAGATTCCTGATCTGGAAACCAGGATTGCTATCCTGAGAAAGAAAATGTACGCAGATGGAATTGAACTTCCGCTGGAAGTTGTTGAATATGTTGCTAATAACATTGATAATAATGTCAGAGAGCTGGAAGGAGCGATGGTATCACTGCTTGCTCAATCTACTTTGAATAAAAAAGATATTGATCTTTCTCTGGCCAAACAGATGCTGAAGAACTTTATCAAAAACACCACCAAAGAGATTTCAATGGAGTACATACAAAAACTGGTATGTGAATACTTTGAAGTTCCTGTGGATATGGTGAAATCCTCTACCCGTAAAAGAGAAATTGTACAGGCAAGACAGATTTCTATGTATCTTTCTAAAAGCCATACCAAATCTTCGCTGAAAACGATAGGTGCTTTCTTTGGAGGCAGAGATCACTCTACTGTAATCTATGCCTGT